A window from Engraulis encrasicolus isolate BLACKSEA-1 chromosome 13, IST_EnEncr_1.0, whole genome shotgun sequence encodes these proteins:
- the fkbp7 gene encoding peptidyl-prolyl cis-trans isomerase FKBP7 — MTSGLFTYLFLALYLESVHRYFAVAADVDDEVKTEVLYMPENCMQKCGKGDLVNAHYDGYLASDGSKFYCSRSIKDGNPQWFVVGVGQVLKGLDAGVLGMCPGEKRKLTVPPSLAFGAKGKAPVPPNATVIFEVELFSVSRGPRSLEAFREMDLDQDKTLTEEEIKAYLKSQDLKNTGKTKEEIFYDGVAKDVLRRDDKDKDGALSVKEYNVYGHDEL, encoded by the exons ATGACTTCTGGTTTATTTACTTACCTTTTCCTTGCACTGTATCTCGAATCTGTGCACCGCTATTTCGCGGTAGCAGCAGATGTAGACGATGAGGTGAAAACGGAAGTTTTGTACATGCCAGAGAACTGTATGCAGAAATGTGGAAAGGGAGATTTGGTAAACGCACACTACGATGGATACCTTGCCTCAGACGGATCAAAGTTTTACTGCAG CCGGTCAATAAAGGATGGGAATCCTCAGTGGTTTGTCGTGGGTGTTGGGCAAGTATTAAAGGGCCTTGACGCTGGAGTGCTGGGGATGTGCCCCGGGGAGAAGCGAAAACTCACAGTTCCACCCTCATTAGCATTTGGGGCTAAAGGAAAAG CTCCTGTGCCACCTAATGCAACTGTCATCTTCGAAGTGGAGCTCTTCTCTGTGTCTCGAGGCCCACGCAGCTTGGAGGCCTTCAGGGAAATGGACCTCGACCAAGACAAGACCCTCACAGAAGAGGAG ATCAAAGCCTACCTGAAGTCACAAGATTTGAAGAACACAGGCAAGACTAAAGAGGAGATCTTCTATGATGGAGTGGCCAAGGACGTGTTGCGCAGGGACGATAAGGACAAAGATGGAGCGCTGTCTGTGAAAGAGTACAACGTCTATGGACATGATGAGCTATAA